The stretch of DNA GTCAGAGATgtcatgtgaaaacaaaatctcaGCACAGATTCAGGAAAGAAATCATCCATCTCAATGAAAGCCATCAGCTAAAAACATGATTACTGGTGTAAATCCCAAGGCCCTTGTCCCAAAGGTTTCAAGTCTTCTGGATACTTCTCATCAAAAGATAATCAAGACTTGGACTTCAGATAAGCTAGCTGAGGTGGAGGGTGCCAACAAGGTCACAGtacaggggagagaaaaacatagTATGGTTGAAAACATATCGCAGAGACAACCTTCAGAAATGAATGGCAAAGGCTCAAAAGGGCCCAAAATAATCACTCGGTATGTACAAGCATCATAATCCACTGCATAAAACAAGGGGTGATGGTTCCAACATTAAAATGGACATTGCACACTGTTGTACCTGTAACTGCTTGGATATAGGAGTTGACAACAGTTTAAGGGTGCGGAAACCGTGTAAagggcttcttcttttttctttttacagaggGCAGAGTGTATATTGGTTAtcactaaaaaaatatttgttcgAAGGACTTTCCggacagtatttatatttttctgttctACACGTTATGCATGGATACCCAATTGGAGTTctaacttcttttctttttttaaagatccatCCAGTGAGCCAAGTGTTATACACAGTAAATTgatattttgttgttggtgtactgaaaactgtcaaacatttcatgtttctgtttcattcagTTCATACAAATAGGTAAGACTGTGGAAGGGAGGTCACCAAGTGCTCGCCAGTTCATTTTTCCAATCACTGATTCCAATTGTGAAGTACGAACAACCACCAAATGCACTGCAGTCTGCCCGCCAGTAAAACCAATGTAATCGTTGCCTGTGTCGCTCTCTGCAGAAGTGTTTTTACCTAAAATTAGGTCCAAATCTGGTCTTGTGCTGCTTCTCGTCAGTCGTACAGTATCAGACAAAAGGTCTGTAGTTTCCTACAGAGACTTGTGTAGAAGGTCGTATTGTCATGGAAGTTGGGCACCGAATCAAACAGATTGGAATTCAGAAGTTTACAACGTTAAAATGTCTCAGATTtctgataaaaacatttatttcatgtaAGGTAATAGTTTACATACTACATACGTAAGCACATGGATGCAGTGGATTCAgacttttttccatttttgcatCTCTCATTTAGGGAACATTGCAATAAGAGCAAAAGGTAGAGTGGGCCTTGAGAATGATTCCCGGCTTGTTAGCCACAAGTTCTGCTTCAGTCTTCTGAATGGAGAATGATTTTGAACCAGGGTCCCTTGGCTTGgtaaggaagagaagaaaacagggAATGAGAGAAGGCCTCAGGCCAAATAGGGCTCTATTCAAAGACAGTGTGGTGTGAAGTCGTTTTTCTCCTTGTTCTGGCACGCATCCAAGTTATTGAGCTGCATTGGAAGGAACCTTTTTGAGGCTGAAGTTTGACCAATTCACTGCTACCTTCTGGCGAGTTTGTTTTGCAGAATCAAGGCAAAACCTGCAgggaacagagacagacaaaaataaacggaggaagagaggaagaaataatacttagtttttttgtgaggcATTTAATGTTTAGCTCTTTTTCCCCTTAGAAACACCTGATCCACTGCTGTAATGCTGCATTACCTTTTGAAGTATTCCACTTCCCGATCAGTCTCGTCCAATTCTGTTGGATCCACGTCTTTAGGGAGAAAAACATCgtctaaaggaaaaaaataatgattcaaaatcagatggaaagagaaacaaTCACAACAATCACAATTACGCACGCCGTATTGTAAATACAGATATATTTACGTACCGATACCGCTGCCTGATTTTTCAcccttgttcttgttcttcttatttttccccttggattgttgctgctgctgttgtccaTTTGCTGGAATGGTGGGATGAGCTCTGCTCTCCGCGTCCTGCTCAGATCGACCTCCCCGAGTCTCTGTGTCACCTTTCCCCCTTTGTGCATTCAATAGGCCACCATTTGCTCCATTTGTTGCCTGTTTGGAGGATCTGCCCTCCTCAGCTTTCTTAAGCCCATTTCTCTGGTCTGAGTGCTGCGGTGGTTTGCCCCCAACTTTTGAGCCATTAGAAGCCATTTCTTTAGACTCGCTGGGTTTTTGCGTTTCATTCCCAATGGCAGCTTTGAATGGTTTGCTGGAATTTTGCTCCGGCACAAATTGCTCCAgtttttgctgctgctttttgtttttctttgcctttgcaCCGCTGTTTCCAGCTGCTGTGTTCTTGGGATCAGGCATGTCCTCCTTTGATTTAGCTGTTGCCAGGGCTGGCACCTGTGGCAAATTGTCAGATCCAGCAGACGTGCACCTTTCTGGGGAGCGAACCCTTATGAGTTTGGAGAGACTGGGGGTTGTGTGCAACCGCTGAATGTCCTTTGATCCAACAGTGACTCCTGATGCTGTGGTGGTGGTATTAGGAGACGAGACAGCAGTTGTGTCCTCCCATCCATTAACCAGGTCAAGGTGGCTCTTAAAGGAACCCAGTGAAAGAGGGGCGAGGTCGAGGTCTatctgctgcaggtcagaggaCCCGTTGAGATGGGACAGTAAGTGGTTGCCCTCCAACGTGGCTGCCTTCTTTGGGAAGTCATTGACATCCAGATTGAGGTCATACATGCTAAACGAGGCCCGGATTGAGTCTTTGATGGTGTTCTTAATCTCTTCCAGCCGACTGGTGAGAAAACTGTTCACACGCTCGAGCTCCAGCTGAGGCCAGTCCAGCAACCGGCTTGCTTCAGAACCGTCAGGGATGGGCTCGTCGACAGGCTCAGATGGATCGGAGTGGGGGTCACTGCCTGCAGCACCCATGATGCCCTGCTGAGCTttttcctgaaacacacacggtACAGGCACGAGACCATGAACAAGCACATACACATGAAATATAATGTTAAAGTTATTTCCttttgctgctgatgctgctaggataaaacattttttagggATAATAGCTTTAAATGTATCCAATTTTAGCCTGTTGAGGCAAGGTTCATGTAGATGTGCTTGTGTTAACCATTACAGAATGTTGGCatcattttttgaaaagaaaatattatacaGGGTAGTGTAGTTTCATAAGTATTAAAATCTTTATCATAACCAGACCTATGCATTATTCTAAACGTATCgtaccttcttcttctgtttgtgtcgAGCCCGTTTGGCAGCCTTGGCACTGTTAACAGGTTTGGGCTCAGAACTGTTTATGAAGTCTAGCAACTCGTCCACATCTCGGTTGTCAATGACACCAGCCACCGTCAGTTCTGAATCTGGACGCTGAGGCAGCTCCTCCTTGCGTCGGGTCAGACGTGAGCGGAGTTTCTCTCGGATCTCCGCATAGTTTCGGCTCGTCGGTGCAGCTGGAGGCTGTGGTGAAATGATAAATTACAATATTGATATGTTGTCACGTTTGTCAGGTTTACCCGACAGAGGGCCCGTCATGTCTGAAAACCCTTTTGGAAAATttggtccggacattttctggagtttgccgttcaaatatgaagaatgcagcaggaaataGTCCGActcagacgtgttcacaccaacaggaaaatttccagaaaactctgtggtgtctgggtagagcatgcaggcaGAGCATGCTTTACAGTCATTGAAACTCTAaattttctggagattttcctgctgttttctcacatcatctctttcagacattttcctgaaattttacaCGGATAAAGTTCCGGACAACATTTggggacatttgtgttctcaatcacagcccctccggaaactttcaggaaaatgtccacacttcagtgcatgtctgaaagcagacaTAGGAACTACTTCAAACGAGGAGACAACAAAAAGTTTCAAAGTACCGCATTGTGTCCAAAGAACTCGCAGTAGCAGCAGTCGCAGTATTTCCCATCCttctggttggtggacgaaGAGGCGCAGGAGCTCCTCTCAGAGCTGCTGTCTtcatcttccccctcctccagctcagatGGAGGATGACACAACGTCCCGTTTGTCATTTTGTGCCCCTTACATGCCTGGTCCCTACAAACAACAATGAATTGAAATGATGATATTTATGTCCAAATGGCATCTGTACACTGAATCAACACAGATACAAAGCCATGTCAGTTTTATAAGCACTCACCTGCAGGCCCCAGCTGTCAGATGACCTACATTGGAAGTAGCCACTGTTCCCTGACTGTGTCCATTACAGGGGTGGTTACAGCCTATTAGAGATGGGCCCAGTTTGCTGTGTTGCGTGTTCACAGCAGGAATGTGGGAGTTTTTGCACGGGCTGGGCTTATGGACAGATGTTGGGCTATCCGGACTGGGAGAATTAAGTTTGGCTGTGGGGCCGTGGAGATTTGGTACCAGCGGGGAAAAGGGAGTGTGGGCTGCATGGGGGGCATGGGGTACGACACCAGTGCCGGACGAGGAGGTTACATGACCGTGCTGCCCTGAGTTCGGCTTtgggggcaggagggaggaatgCTGGGATGACAGGCCGGTGGGGCTGTTGGGGGGTACCGACAAGTCTGTGTGTTGATGGTGGTCACTGGGGTGGAAGGCTTCACCTGGACAATGAAAAACATGAGTACCATTACTTATAGATCAAAGGTAATGAATTCTATGAAACTTTGTAAATTGTTCTGTACTACTGTTCTACTGGGCTCCGATTTAATAAAATGCCATTGTAATCTAAGGGTCAAAGGAATATTACCTGGTGGTGTTGGTCGACGGCACATGGTCTTGAAGTGCTTGGGAGTGGTTTTACAAAGGTCTGCTGAGGTAGACAGCGGGTTCCCAGAGGAAGATCCACCGGAATTCTGGGATGACGGATGACTGTAGGGACAGACTTTGGCCCCTGTTGTTTTAGCAGATTTCCCAGGCGCTTCATGAAGTCCTCTTTTCTCATGACAGGCTGAGCCTGGCGTTACACCTGGAGATGGAGGGGATTCAACCGATGTATAAGGACACTGATGAATCATTTTAGGCAATATGATTATTGTTACAAGAAAGGGAAACACAAATTTTCACAGACCTTGCTGGCACTAAAACTTTGTTCAGGACATCGTAataaccattttttaaatgttgtgttaTAAAACTGTGTGAAGATTTTTGACGAGCAACTCATCAAATCTTTACTGGCCATGTCACAAAAATCCCAGAAGCACCAGAACAATTTAGCTTCTTTGGTTCTTCTATGGTTTAGATAAAATTCAGCAGAATGGGagcatttaataataataataataatgaatttcattttatGAGCACTTTTCATCGCTAAAAGCACATATCAAAGTGCTTGAGCAGTTGCTAAACTGGAAATACAACCACACGTGTGCACCAGCCAACATACAAAGTAGTTTGATAGGAtctaacaagaaaaaaactaaagataGCTGTCaaattttttaaacaactgTATTTCCTGCTCACTCAGATGTGTCTCACTTTCAGAATCAATTCTCCTCTCATGATACATCTGTCAGGAATTCTCCATGTAATGGCTGGACACATTTTCTAGGTAGTGCACCTGGTGTATTTTGCATTGAAAGAACatagaaataaattatttaatagAAATACTATCAAATATTCTTTATATGTGTTAACTGTAATGTATTACAGAGTGCTGAGAAAATCGGGGTAATAATTCATGATCAAATTTGAATCTAACATGCTATGATCTGATTGCAAATGAACTCTTGGTGAAGCTTGATGTATGTCAATTTGTGTCTTCCAGAGTTTTGCTTTCTGTATGACAACAGTCATAACTGAATAATCCTTTACACATAGACATTGGTCTCTTTCTCATTTCTTAACTAGAGCAGCATGGGGATTGCTCTTTTTAAATGGGCAGTAAGCTATTCTGCAGCCCAGGCCCCGTAAatgaaaaaccccaaaatggtgtggaccgcaccacacaaaaCTGCGAacgcagtttgtaaacatcactgttCGACACGTAAAGAGCGTCAGACTCCCATAACGGAGGTCGAGggagcagtaaattcacaacaacaacaaactttaTCCATTCCAAAGTGTTAAGAAGCGCCGACGTTTGAAATGTGCAATTCAATTTCCAATATTAGCTATATTTtctaacaaatataaaaataataataatctttaacTGACACAAATTTGCATGACTTTCATTCAGCTCCCTCTTCCAATCTTCTTATCACTTAACTGTAGTGATACTGTATCCATACTGTAGTCTTCAAATTAAAGAGAGCAACAGAACTTATTGTTCGTGTTTTCGTGAAATTGTCTTATATGAAGGAATCTAATTAGCTGAACAAGTCCATTGAATCGGTCCAGGATATTTCATAAATGCTGACCCAAGCCATAttctttgatttgattcatccatcttcattttaagttttttatcTTATTCTTCACAATCCGAGTCAGTGCACTACAAAGTTGTGACAGCAAGCTTAAAATATCATTCCACCTTTCATAATGCTAAGCTCTTTGCACCTCAGAAAATAGAGCATTGGAAGCTTTCACAAGATGCCTCTTTGTTCTTCTAAGGCATAGTAGACCAGCACATgaacaaagaaaaccaaaaatgaatcACACATTTATTGCTAAGCAAGTATGCTAACAAACCAGCCAGAGGGTTCAGATTCTTCTTCCAAATTCCTCTCCATTTCACAAAACTGAAACTCAGCTTAAGCGACTACTGTCGCTGTCATTAAATGTTGCCTGGAGCCACCTTCTGCCCTGTGATCACAGACCTTGTTGTGAGTGTGAAGAAGTGTTATGGTTGCAGTGTTCCCCTCCATTGGTCTGGGCAGAGTTCCAGAGACCTGACAGTTTGTGGGCTGACAGGAAGGAACTCGGGTCCCAGTCCACAGTACTTTGCTCCGGGTGACCGTTCCCACAGCTCTGGGACTTACAGGAGGAAGAGTGTGACAATGGTACCTAAAGGacgaaacaaaaccaaacaaaacaccaacacTCAATTAGTTAATCATCTGCTATATACATAGGCTTACATTTTGACGCTATAGTAGTGTCCAACAGCAAGGCTGTAGCACAGTAGTGGATTGTTACAACAAGTTTTAGCAAAATATccaacatttatattttgtgtaaaGTATTTATGTAAATACAGAAAGCAAACGTTGGTGCCCTATACAtgcaacagagacagaaacacaaatatagTTGCTTTGGAAGAGCTAACGAATTGAACACATGTTCCAACTTAATTAATTCAAAGGGACATTCAGGCTGACAGATTTGTTTGGAGAGTAAGTGCATGCAGATGCTTTGCTCTGTATGGTGAATGAAGGTGATCTTATGTTGGTCGACAGAAAAAGAGATTAACTAGATTATATTAGGAAGTGGTGAACTGGACCCAGACATACGACCCCAATCAGTCCCCTTTTATATACCGGCGTCGGCTGCTCCTGGGTactccgtctctcctcctcttccacactCTTGCAGCAGCTCTGACAGATCCACAGGGGCACCTCTCCCAACAGGGACTGAGACAGCGAGGGCACCGCATCGGCAAGCTTGCGCCCCGGCGCCTCCCGCAATAAGGCCTGGGAGAGCGCAGGCACGGCATCAGCCAACTTGGTTCCGTGGCCCCCAGGGAGTCCGTTCACAGAGCCTGCTCCCCAGTCCTTAAATTCACGGTGGCACAGGAGGCAGCAGGTGCGCATGGGCTAGGTGCAGAAACAGGAGAATGGGGAGGTTAAATATAGTGATTACAAGTCAAATGGTGATTATGTGAGACGTAAGGTTATAGGTCAATTAACACTAGAAGAAAAGCATAGGGTCTGCGGGGGCTGACGTCTCTTGGAATAATTTCTAAAATATTTGACAACGCCAATAGAATATAGTAGGCAAACAAACGGAGCATTTGTATGCATCATCGTTGCGTGTATGTGCATAGACAGTCAGTTGCCAATACAATAGGTGAACTAGCTGTAAGAATGCAAAAAGTGATGCAAAACATCTTGCACTTTTAAAAGGTTTGTCAGCTCTGTTTAGCAGAttaaacaaaacgaaaaaatcGCACCTCAATGCACCAAATAGATTTAGAGCAATGGATACATTTGACACGAAGATAAGCAGATTATAAATTAACTATGACAATTTTCTCGCAGAAATGCTCAACTATGACAACTGTTGTTATGAATCGCGTGGTATAAAGTGTAGTAACTCGAGTGCAACCAGGTCGTCAGCTGGTGCTCAGAGGTCAGACGTCAGGCTGGCTCTGCCCCTGCCCGCAGCGGACCATCATCACAACTTCTCATATGTCACTGACTCCGGTGTGTAGCCAGCGATGATTGGCTGCTCATAACTGCATGCCacgcataaaaaaaacaaaaacttttgaCATTAGCTGCTGCCACCCTCCCGACAGTGGGCTGGGGgtacagagaggagcagacccccccccccccccattgtgaGCCCGTTTTTTCTCCAAGCTGATTAGCCATTAGCCGGTTAGCGCACCTCTGTTCTGAGTGGTCCGTGCGGGCGGGCGGGTTCGAGTGTAGCTCGGCAGCAAGCACGCCTGCAGCACGCTAGCTGTAGCCCGGCTAGCCGTCCCGGCTAACGCTAGCTGGGCGGATGAAGAGTTGTGATCGCGACCTGGCACAATGTCACCTGTCCGGGCACAGGGGGTGGCGTGCAGCGCTAGGCGGACGGGGGCGACCCCTGCTCGCCAAGTTGAgcttattatatatttatttcatatccAACGACGCACAGCTTCCCATCAAAGACTACTACGTTGGGACTAACATAGCTTGCCACCCAgcagcgcgcgtgtgtgtatgtgtaccttCACCTCTGAAGGATCCAGCGAcatcaaataaaagcacaatgGAGGATGCTTGGATTAGCAGACTGTTGCTAGCACCGAGGCTAGCTAGCCCGTTTAAAAAGCAGCGATTGAGTTGCAGCTAGCTACCTGGTTCGCCCTGGTAGTGGCCAGTCTATCCAGCACAGCATCTCCTCCGCCACCGCCAGCTGCATCGCCGGGAGAGACTGGGCTCTTCGGTGCGGTCTGCTGTCCGGGCACCAGCTCCTTCTGGGCGACTCCTTGCTGCTTGCTTTTCTTCCTCGCCATCGCGACAGTGTTCGTGAAGCGCTTTGGCCAAGTTTGCACCAGTTTCGGTGATTTCAGGAGCACACTTTCCCTTCTTCTCGGACCTCAAAATGTTCTCTATCTCCTCCAGTCAAGACAACAGTCAATATGGCGGAGGACTGGCACACTCGCGAGTTCAAAGGTTAAAGATAGTGCTGGCACAGAGGCTTCACTACCACGCGCAGGATACAACTGGAGCCTCGTTCAGGAAGTGAAGCCTGGCGCCGCCATTTTCAGTGGGGTCAAGCCTCTCCTCCCACTTTCTTCTGTGCGAAGCACAATGCATCTATAGTCTGCAGACAGTTAAATAGCTAAACGACTGTTTCAGCATGTTACGTATTTATTGAGCCTGCCATTATGCAAGATTAATCTGTgataatactgtatgtattttgtaatgtaaaaaaaaagaaattcgaGAGAAAAATGACAGGGATGTAGATTGGAGTTTTTAGACGTATaataagataatcctttttAATTCCCTCTATGGGGACATTTAccatgttacagcagcaaagggcataataaaaaatataaaatatctgtCAAAAATAGTAATAAACAAGTAAAGATGCTataaacaattttcttttttttttaaacgtagaGACGGGCGAGATTTGAGTTCCAGCAAATCCAGCAAATCTCAGTCAGGTCAATAAGACCCATCATCAATGGAGCCCAGGTAAAACCAGTCAACATACGGCAGCAGATCATTTACGAGCAGAACCATTGAAATCCAGATGAATTTGTGGCAGTGAacatttatctttaaaaagCAGCAATCAAAGAGTCATagatggagagaaaacagtCAATAAACTAACATAGTTACATTTCATTGTACGTGGTCGACTAAATCGCATCATTGAGCAGACTTTTATTTTACCTTAATGGATCCTAGAGTGCTGAAATATCACTGTTTATTAGATAATGACCTTATATGTGTCAGTTGGGGACAAAGTTctgctggcagcagcagagggaaatgTAGATCAAACTGAAATGTAGTCCAAGTAATGGCCAATGATTATTTTTGGTGATTTGCGATGGGTTAAAACTGAGTGAATGTtctaaaacacatttgcatttaatgaCAATATATTTCAACATGCAGTAAGTTTAAATATAGTTATAAAATTGTTTAAACAAACTAAGACAATATGCAGCCAACTTCACCTTCAAACTA from Scophthalmus maximus strain ysfricsl-2021 chromosome 9, ASM2237912v1, whole genome shotgun sequence encodes:
- the fam193b gene encoding protein FAM193B, encoding MARKKSKQQGVAQKELVPGQQTAPKSPVSPGDAAGGGGGDAVLDRLATTRANQPMRTCCLLCHREFKDWGAGSVNGLPGGHGTKLADAVPALSQALLREAPGRKLADAVPSLSQSLLGEVPLWICQSCCKSVEEEERRSTQEQPTPVPLSHSSSCKSQSCGNGHPEQSTVDWDPSSFLSAHKLSGLWNSAQTNGGEHCNHNTSSHSQQGVTPGSACHEKRGLHEAPGKSAKTTGAKVCPYSHPSSQNSGGSSSGNPLSTSADLCKTTPKHFKTMCRRPTPPGEAFHPSDHHQHTDLSVPPNSPTGLSSQHSSLLPPKPNSGQHGHVTSSSGTGVVPHAPHAAHTPFSPLVPNLHGPTAKLNSPSPDSPTSVHKPSPCKNSHIPAVNTQHSKLGPSLIGCNHPCNGHSQGTVATSNVGHLTAGACRDQACKGHKMTNGTLCHPPSELEEGEDEDSSSERSSCASSSTNQKDGKYCDCCYCEFFGHNAPPAAPTSRNYAEIREKLRSRLTRRKEELPQRPDSELTVAGVIDNRDVDELLDFINSSEPKPVNSAKAAKRARHKQKKKEKAQQGIMGAAGSDPHSDPSEPVDEPIPDGSEASRLLDWPQLELERVNSFLTSRLEEIKNTIKDSIRASFSMYDLNLDVNDFPKKAATLEGNHLLSHLNGSSDLQQIDLDLAPLSLGSFKSHLDLVNGWEDTTAVSSPNTTTTASGVTVGSKDIQRLHTTPSLSKLIRVRSPERCTSAGSDNLPQVPALATAKSKEDMPDPKNTAAGNSGAKAKKNKKQQQKLEQFVPEQNSSKPFKAAIGNETQKPSESKEMASNGSKVGGKPPQHSDQRNGLKKAEEGRSSKQATNGANGGLLNAQRGKGDTETRGGRSEQDAESRAHPTIPANGQQQQQQSKGKNKKNKNKGEKSGSGIDDVFLPKDVDPTELDETDREVEYFKRFCLDSAKQTRQKVAVNWSNFSLKKVPSNAAQ